The following DNA comes from Nitrogeniibacter aestuarii.
CACCACCGAAGGTGGTCTTGATGTTCTGGCCAACGAGGCTGAACTGAAGAGTGCCGTTGCGCGGCTGGCCGACGCCGGCATCATGGTCAGTGTCTTCATTGATGCAATTCCTGAACAGATCGACGCGGCTGCGCGAATCGGTGCCAAGGTGTGCGAGGTCCACACCGGGCCGTACGCGCACATGTTCCATCACGCAGGACGGGACGCGGAGAGTCCGGCGGTGTTGGCCGAGATTGCCAGGATCCGCGCGGCCGGGGAGCAGATTCAGTCACTCGGCATGCGCTTCAATGCCGGTCATGCGCTAAACTATTACAACGTCCAGCCCATTGCCCGTCTGCCCGGTATTCGCGAGCTTCATATTGGTCATTCCATTATCTCGCGCGCGATATTCAGCGGAATACGCGAGGCCGTCAGTGAAATGAAGCGGCTCATGCGCGAAGCGGCCGCTGGCGCCGGGCAGGGCGGATGATCTACGGCGTCGGTACCGATATCGTCACGGTGGCGCGGGTCGAAAAGGCGCTCGCGCGTAGCGGTCCGGGTTTTGCCGACCGGATTCTGGCGCCAGGTGAGCGCGAGGCGTTCACCGCGGCAACACAGCCGGCGCGCTTGCTTGCCAAGCGCTTTGCGGCCAAAGAGGCCTTCGCCAAGGCATTCGGCACGGGTATCGCCGTGCCTGCGACGCTCCACTCCATCGAGATCGTGCGCGATGAGCGGGGCAAGCCACATTTTCAATATCATGGCGAGCTGGCGCGCATCATGATGGAAGACAGGCTGCGCGCGCACCTGAGCATCAGCGACGAGCTTGAACACGTGATCGCTTTTGCCGTCATAGAGCAACTGCCATGAATGCACCTACCCAACTTCCGCTCGGCCCGGTCATGCTCGATGTCGTCGGGCTCGAACTCACGGAGCACGAGCGCCGCCAATTGCGTCATCCGCTTGTCGGTGGTGTCATCCTGTTCGCACGCAATTTCGAATCGCCGGCGCAGCTCGCCGCCTTGACGGCCGACATCAAGGCTCAGCGCAGCCCCGCCTTGCTGATCAGTGTCGATCATGAGGGTGGCCGGGTTCAGCGCTTTCGTGACGGATTTTGCCGCTTGCCATGTATGCGAGCGCTCGGGCGTCTATGGGACGAGCAGCCAGAAGATGCATGCCGGCTGGCGCGTGAAACGGGTTACGTGCTGGCGGCTGAACTTGCTGACGCGGGGGTTGATCTGAGCTATACCCCTGTACTCGATCTGGACTATGGCGTCAGCCGTGTCGTTGGAGATCGCGCTTTTCATTCCGACCCTGCAGTCGTCACTCAACTTGCCGGCGCGCTGATCGATGGGCTCGCGAACGGTGGAATGGGCTGCGTCGGGAAACACTTTCCCGGGCACGGATTTGTCGAGGCTGACTCGCATGTCGACATGCCCCGTGACCGACGTGCTTTCGATGCCATATGGCAGGCGGACATGCTTCCGTTCCGGGAACTTGCCAACCGGCTATCGGGCGTCATGCCGGCCCATGTCATCTATGAGGCCAATGACAGTCGGCCGGCCGGTTTTTCGCGGTTCTGGCTGCAGGAAATTCTGCGTGCCCGGCTGGG
Coding sequences within:
- the nagZ gene encoding beta-N-acetylhexosaminidase, with the protein product MNAPTQLPLGPVMLDVVGLELTEHERRQLRHPLVGGVILFARNFESPAQLAALTADIKAQRSPALLISVDHEGGRVQRFRDGFCRLPCMRALGRLWDEQPEDACRLARETGYVLAAELADAGVDLSYTPVLDLDYGVSRVVGDRAFHSDPAVVTQLAGALIDGLANGGMGCVGKHFPGHGFVEADSHVDMPRDRRAFDAIWQADMLPFRELANRLSGVMPAHVIYEANDSRPAGFSRFWLQEILRARLGFTGIIFSDDLTMEAATEAGGIVARASAARDAGCDVVLVCNRPDLNEELLANWVVQPDAGLHARLDALRARRVTGSPPDLALARSRVAALSSADNQRA
- the acpS gene encoding holo-ACP synthase, translated to MIYGVGTDIVTVARVEKALARSGPGFADRILAPGEREAFTAATQPARLLAKRFAAKEAFAKAFGTGIAVPATLHSIEIVRDERGKPHFQYHGELARIMMEDRLRAHLSISDELEHVIAFAVIEQLP
- a CDS encoding pyridoxine 5'-phosphate synthase; the encoded protein is MIELGVNIDHVATLRQARRTWEPDPVWAAVEAHLGGADGITVHLREDRRHINDEDVRKLRELTQIKLNLEMAATDEMLGIATRIRPEMAMFVPEGRQEITTEGGLDVLANEAELKSAVARLADAGIMVSVFIDAIPEQIDAAARIGAKVCEVHTGPYAHMFHHAGRDAESPAVLAEIARIRAAGEQIQSLGMRFNAGHALNYYNVQPIARLPGIRELHIGHSIISRAIFSGIREAVSEMKRLMREAAAGAGQGG